The Paraburkholderia megapolitana genomic sequence CGCCAAGGAACAGACATGAAAGTTTTCTACGACAAGGACGCCGACCTCTCCCTCATCAAAGGCAAGCAGGTCACGATCATCGGTTACGGCTCGCAAGGCCACGCGCACGCGCTGAACCTGAAGGACAGCGGCGTCAACGTGACGGTCGGCCTGCGTAAGGGCGGCGCTTCGTGGAGCAAGGCCGAGAACGCCGGCCTCGCGGTCAAGGAAGTCGCGGAAGCGGTGAAGGGCGCGGACGTCGTCATGATGCTGCTGCCCGACGAGCAGATCGCCGAGGTCTACAGCAAGGAAGTGCACGCCAATGCCAAGCAGGGCGCAGCCCTCGCATTCGCGCACGGCTTTAACGTCCACTACGGCCAGGTGATCCCGCGTGCGGACCTCGACGTCATCATGATCGCGCCGAAGGCGCCGGGTCATACGGTGCGCGGTACGTACACGCAAGGTGGCGGCGTGCCGCACCTGATCGCCGTGGCACAGAACAAGTCGGGCGCGGCTCGCGACATCGCGCTGTCGTACGCAGTGGCCAACGGCGGCGGCCGTGCCGGCATCATCGAAACCAACTTCCGTGAAGAAACCGAAACCGATCTGTTCGGCGAGCAAGCCGTGCTGTGCGGCGGTACCGTCGACCTGATCAAGGCCGGCTTCGAAACGCTGGTGGAAGCGGGCTACGCGCCGGAAATGGCGTACTTCGAGTGCCTGCACGAACTGAAGCTGATCGTCGACCTGATCTACGAAGGCGGCATCGCGAACATGAACTACTCGATCTCGAACAACGCCGAATACGGCGAGTACGTGACGGGCCCGCGCATCATCACCGACGAAACGAAGAAGGTGATGAAGGACGTTCTGAAGGACATCCAGACCGGCGAGTACGCGAAGAGCTTCATCATCGAGAATCGCGCCGGTGCGCCGACGCTGCAATCGCGCCGCCGCCTGACGTCCGAGCACCAGATCGAACAGGTCGGTGCAAAGCTGCGCGCGATGATGCCGTGGATCGCGAAGAACAAGCTGGTCGACCAGTCGAAGAACTAAGGCTGTACGCCGCTTCGGTCCGGTGCGCAAGAAGTCTTGCGCACCGGTTCGCGCAAAAAGCCGTCCAGGCGTGCTGAACCCTGGACGGCTTTTGCTATCCTACGGTTTTACAAAAATACAGAAGCCAATCATGAATTACCCTCATCCGATCATTGCGCGCGAAGGCTGGCCGTTTATCGCTATCGCAGCCGTTGCCGCGCTGCTGATCCATGCCGTCGCGGGGTTTGGCTTCGCATGGATCTTCTGGCTGCTGCTGATCTTCGTGGTGCAGTTCTTCCGCGATCCGGCGCGACCCATTCCCACCCAGGCGAATGCGGTGCTGTGCCCGGCCGACGGCCGTATCGTCGCGGTCGAAACCACCCGTGACCCGTACGCCAATCGCGATGCGCTGAAGATCAGCGTGTTCATGAACGTGTTCAACGTCCATTCGCAACGCTCGCCGGTGGACGGCGCGATCTCGAAGGTCGAATATTTTCCGGGCGCGTATCTGAACGCGGCCGTCGATAAAGCCTCGCTAGAAAACGAACGTAACGCGGTCGTCATCAATACGGCCAGCGGCCACACGGTCACGTCGGTGCAGATCGCCGGTTTGATCGCGCGCCGCATCCTTTGCTACGTGCGGGCGGGCGAACCGCTCACGCGCGGCCAGCGCTACGGCTTCATCCGCTTCGGTTCGCGGGTCGACGTGTATCTGCCGGTCGGCAGCCGTCCGCGCGTCTCGATCGGCGAAAAGGTCTCTGCCTCGTCGACGATCCTCGCCGAACTATAAGTCGGCATAAGGAGCTTTCGATGGCCGCATTCAAACCGCGCCGGCCCCGTCGCAGCGGCGCTCCGCTGCCGCGACCGTTCCGCCGCAACAAGCCGGTCGGGCCGGAGCCGGTCGTATCGGACAGCCGCCGGGCAGCGCGCCAGCAGTTCCTGCGCAAGCGCGGCATCTATCTGTTGCCCAATGCGTTCACGACCGCTGCGCTCTTTTGCGGCTTTTTCGCCGTCGTGCAGGCGATGAACGTGCGCTTCGAAATCGCGGCGATCGCGATCTTCGTCGCGATGGTGCTCGACGGTATGGATGGTCGCGTTGCGCGCATGACGCACACGCAAAGCGCGTTCGGCGAGCAGTTCGACAGCCTGTCGGACATGGTCTCGTTCGGTGTCGCGCCCGCGCTCGTAATGTACGAGTGGGTCCTGAAGGACCTGGGGCGCTGGGGCTGGCTCGCAGCGTTCGTCTACTGCGCCGGTGCGGCGCTGCGGCTCGCGCGTTTCAACGCGAACATCGGCGTCGTCGACAAGCGCTTCTTCCAGGGGATGCCGAGCCCGGCCGCCGCAGCCTTGATCGCCGGCTTCGTCTGGCTCGCCACCGACAACCGCGTCCCGCTCCAGCTCGTCTGGCTGCCGTGGGTCGCCTTCGCGCTGACCGTCTACGCAGGCGTGACGATGGTGTCGAATGCGCCGTTCTACAGCGGCAAGGCGCTCGATGTCCGGCACCGCGTGCCGTTCGCGGCCATCCTGCTCGTCGTGGTCGCGTTCGTGCTCGTGTCGTCCGATCCGCCGTTGATGTTGTTCGGCCTGTTCGTGCTGTACGGCCTGTCGGGTTACGTGTTCTGGGCGTGGCAAACCGTGCGCGGCCGTCTGAATCCGGCCCGCTCGTCGCAACGCGAACACTGAGCGGCGCGCCTGCGGTGGCGTGAGCACCCGAATTCCATCTTTACTATTATTCCTAGACGATCCCCCACGGAGCCCAGACATGGCAGACAAGCTCATCATTTTCGACACGACGTTGCGCGACGGCGAACAGTCGCCCGGTGCGTCGATGACGAAGGAAGAAAAAATCCGTATCGCGAAGCAGCTTGAGCGGATGAAGGTCGACGTGATCGAAGCCGGCTTCGCGGCCAGTTCGAACGGCGATTTCGATTCGATCCACACGATCGCGTCGATGATCAAGGACAGCACGGTGTGTTCGCTCGCTCGCGCGAACGACAAGGACATCCAGCGCGCGGCCGACGCGTTGCAACCCGCCGATCACTTCCGTATCCATACGTTTATCGCAACGTCGCCGTTGCACATGGAAAAGAAGCTGCGCATGACACCGGACCAGGTGTTCGAGCAGGCAAAGCTTGCCGTGCGCTTCGCCCGCAAGTTCACCGACGACGTCGAGTTCTCGCCGGAAGACGGCAGCCGCTCCGACCTCGACTTTCTGTGCCGCGTGCTGGAAGCAGTGATCGCCGAAGGCGCGACGACCATCAATATCGCCGACACCGTCGGCTACGGCGTGCCGGAACTGTACGGCAATCTCGTGAAGACACTGCGCGAACGCATTCCGAATTCGGACAAGGCGGTGTTTTCCGTGCACTGCCATAACGATCTCGGGATGGCGGTGGCGAATTCGCTGGCGGGCGTGCAGATCGGCGGCGCGAGGCAGGTGGAATGCACGATCAACGGGCTCGGCGAGCGCGCGGGCAATACGTCGCTCGAAGAAATCGTGATGGCCGTGCGTACGCGCAAGGACTACTTCGGCCTCGAACTCGGCATCGACACGACGCAGATCGTGCCGGCGTCGAAGCTCGTGTCGCAGATCACCGGTTTCGTCGTGCAACCGAACAAGGCCGTAGTCGGTGCAAATGCGTTTGCGCACGCGTCCGGGATTCACCAGGACGGCGTGCTGAAGGCGCGCGATACCTACGAAATCATGCGTGCCGAAGACGTGGGCTGGAGCGCGAACAAGATCGTGCTCGGCAAGCTGTCGGGCCGCAATGCATTCAAGCAGCGTTTGCAGGAACTGGGTATTTCGCTCGACAGCGAAGGCGAGTTGAACGCCGCGTTCGCGCGCTTCAAGGAACTCGCGGACCGCAAGGCCGAGATCTTCGACGAGGACATCATCGCGATCGTCACTGAAGAGTCCGCTGAAGCGCAGGAAAAGGAACACTACAAATTCGTCTCGCTGTCGCAGCATTCGGAAACCGGCGAACAGCCGCAGGCGCGGATCGTGTTTTCGGTCGACGGCAAGGAAGTGGCCGGCGACGCGAAGGGTAACGGCCCCGTCGACGCGACGCTGAACGCGATCGAATCGGAAGTGGGCAGCGGTTCCGAGTTGCTGCTGTACTCGGTGAACGCGATCACGACCGGCACCCAGGCGCAGGGCGAAGTGACGGTGCGGTTGTCGAAGGGCGGTCGCATCGTGAACGGCGTCGGGACCGATCCGGATATCGTCGCCGCTTCGGCGAAGGCGTATATCTCCGCGCTCAACAAGCTGTATTCGAACGTCGACAAGCTGAACCCGCAGCGTTCGTAATCGATGGGGCGGCGACTGCCCCTGACGATTGAGTCAACCCCGCGTGTCGTAGAACTACGAACGCGGGGTTTTTCGCATCTGCGGTGCGCGCATGCGCGATTAGCGCGTGTTATTCCGCTGCCTCGCGGCGCCACATCCATTCGCGCCCGGTGCGCCGCGCAGCGCGTACGGGCTGCCGCACATCGACCGCGATCGCCCGGCGCGGTGCATCGGCCACGAACCTCTCGATTAACTCACGCACGTCGTGATCGACAAAATCGGCGCGCATCGCATCCACGATTAACGTCGCGCCGTCGGGAATCTGCTGCAAATAACGCTTGAGCGATACCTTGCCGAGAAACGACACGTCCTTGCGGAACGACAGCAGATAGTGGTCATCGTGCTGAGCCAAAGTGATCGGTCGCTGCAGGTTTGCGTGGAGCGCGAGCAGCACGCTGCACAGCATGCCGAGCACGATGCCGATCAACAGATCGGTGGCGAACACGCCCACCAGTGTCACGATGAACGGCGCAAACACTGCAAAGCCCTGTTTGGCGGTTGCCGCGAACAGCGACGGCTTCGTGAGCTTGATGCCGGTGAAAATCAGGATCGCGGCGAGACAGGCCAGCGGAATCAGATTGATGACGCTCGTCAGCGCGAACACGCTGACGAGCAGCAGCACGCCGTGAATCACCGCCGACAACCGGCTCTGCGCGCCCGCATGGACGTTCGCGGAACTGCGCACGATCACCGAAGTAATCGGCAAACCGCCGATCGCGCCCGCAATCAGATTGCCTACGCCTTGCGCCTTCAGTTCGCGATCGGGCGGAGCGGCGCGCCGCTTCGGATCGATCTGCTCGACGGCTTCGAGACTCAGCAGCGTTTCGAGACTCGCGACAATGGCCAATGTCATCGCGACACGCCACACATCGGGATTCGCGAGCTGGGCGAGATTCGGGCCGAAGTCGGCGAGCGCGAGTGCCGAGCGCAACGCCGCGAACGACTCGAGCACCGGCAACGCAACGCGATGCTCGGCGGGCAGTGCGAACGTCGGCGCAAACATGCTGAGCATGAGTGTCGCAGCAATCCCGAGCAGCACGACGGCGAGCGGTGCGGGTACCGCGCGCACCAGCGCGAAGCGGCGCAGCGCGGGGGTTTCCCAGGCGGCCAGCAATGCAAGCGACAGCACCGCAAGCACACAGGCTGCGAGCGACAACGCGCCGAACGGTGTGGCGATTGCGCCGGCCATTTGCGCGGTCGTCGCATCGTCGATGCCCGAAGTTATCCCGAGCGCAAACGGGATCTGCTTTACGATCAGCAGGAGGCCGATTGCCGCGAGCATGCCTTTGATAACCGGCGACGGTACATAAGCGGCAAGGCGTCCCGCCTTCAGCATGCCGAAACCAAACTGGATCACGCCCGACAGCAACACCGCGAGCAGGAACGCCGGAAAGCTACCGAGCCGCGCAATACCATCGACGACGATCACGACGAGCCCCGCGGCGGGCCCGCTGACACTGAGCCGCGAGCCGCTCAACGCAGCAACGACCAGCCCGCCGACGATCCCGGAGACCAGCCCCGCGAACGGCTCGACGCCGGATGCATTCGCAATGCCGAGACACAGCGGCAGCGCGACGAGAAACACGACGGTGCCCGCGAACAGATCGCGCGGGAACGTGGAGAAGCGAAGTCTGGCGTTCATGGTTTCGAGTGGAGTGGGTGGTGTGGGTGGGCGGAAATCGGTGTTCGTGTTTGCGGAGCGCGAGCGTTACCACCCGGCTGTTCCCGCAAGGAAACAGCCGGTGCGTTAAACGGATGGGGCTACCGCGGCGAATCAGGCGTCGTTGCTTACCGGATGCGGCAGGGTTGCGTGTGCGCTCGGGGACGATTCAACCGGGATGTCGGCATAACCGTCGGCGATGACTTTCAGTCGTCCGTCTTCGAGCGAGAAAACCCAGCCGTGCACGAGCGGCGGCTTGTCCATGCCGCGTACGATCGGGCTGGCGCGCAACTGGCGTACCTGTTCGAGCACGTTCAGTTCGGCGAGGCGGTTCACGCGGCTCGCTTCGGATGGCAACTGGCCGAGTTCGTCGCGATGTGTGTGCGCGAGCGTGCAGAGCGGCGCGATGCGACGGTTCACGTGCGGCAGTTCGGCCGCTGGCGGCAGCAGCGCGGCACGCACGCCGCCGCAGCCGTAGTGACCGCAGACAATCACATGGCCGACCTTCAACACGCGCACGGCGTACTCGAGCACGCTCGCACCGTTGTCGTCGTCGGGATCGAACAGGTTGGCGATGTTGCGATGGACGAACAGGTCGCCGGGCTCGCAGTGTGTGATGGTTTCGGCCGGGACCCGGCTGTCGGAGCAACCGATCCACAGCACGTGGGGATTCTGGCCTTGCGTCAGGCCGCTGAAGACCTGCGGGTCGCGGGCGGCGGCCTCCCGCGCCCAGGCGATATTGGCGACCAGCATGCGTTTGGGGCGATCCATCGAGAGCAACTCCATCTGTGATGCGGAGCGACGAACCTGTCCGGGACAGGTGTGGGGGACGTCGGTGCCGCGTCAAACCTTACCAATAGCTTTCTATCGAAAAAATATTGGCGTGTCAGAGAAAAAAATCGCGGCTCATGCGACATAAATAAAAAAAAGCCGCCTCTACATCCCGGTTAACGGTTGTCGCTCCAGCGACCCGGCGATACGCCGCTTGCCTTCTTGAAATGACGATTGAAGTGGCTCTGGTCGGTAAAGCCGCTTGTTGCAGCGACTTCGGTTGCCGACATGCCGGCCCGCAGGGCATCGCGCGCACGGGATAGTCGAACCTGGTTGCGCCAGGCATGTGGCGCCATGCCGACCTCGCGCGTGAAGATTCTTGCCGCATGGAACTTGGACAGCCCGACGGTGCTGGCGAGTTCGGAGAGATCGAGCGGTGCGGTCAATTCGTCGAGCATGCGTGTTTTCATTCGTTCGACGCGCACGCGGTCGCGGGTCATCGGCCGGGACGGCGGGCGTAGCCTCGCGTGGCGCGTGAGCAGGGTCGAAACGGCGTCGAGCAGTGCATACTCGGAAGCGAGCAGGTCACTGCTCGCTTCCAGCGTGCGGTGAGCCAGCAGGGCGCGCCTTACCAGGTCGGCATCTTTAATGATGTCCGTGTTGAACCATGGTATGGCGTGTCGGGAGAGGCCTGTCTCGCTAGCTACGGTCTGTACGAAATCGACCGGTAGGTAGAAGGTGCGACATTGCCACCCGGCGTCGCCCGCGCTCGATCCGGTGTGGATCTCCCCAGGGTTGATGATGGGCAACGAACCCGCATCGGCGACGAACCGCGTGCCGCGATAATCGTAACGTTCAGCGCCTTGCTCGATGACCGACACGGTGTACGCGTCATGCCAGTGGGGCGAGTAGACGTGATCGGTGAATCGGGCCGTCACCATGTCGCCACCGGGAATCAGCGCGGAGCGCCAGTAGTGAGCGTCGTTTCGAGAGGTCGCTTTCGTCATGTTCGAATCATCCACCAGTCCGGACCGATGCCATCAGAACAGACTGCGGCGATCCGGATCGTGCAGCGGGTCCGGGGTTTTCTGCGTGAGTCGCACGATGCCCTGATCGTCGAAATAGAAGCTGTACATCATGTACCAGACGTTGTCTTCGAGGTAGCGGTAGGTCCAGACTTCTTTCTTCATCAGCGGGA encodes the following:
- the ilvC gene encoding ketol-acid reductoisomerase, encoding MKVFYDKDADLSLIKGKQVTIIGYGSQGHAHALNLKDSGVNVTVGLRKGGASWSKAENAGLAVKEVAEAVKGADVVMMLLPDEQIAEVYSKEVHANAKQGAALAFAHGFNVHYGQVIPRADLDVIMIAPKAPGHTVRGTYTQGGGVPHLIAVAQNKSGAARDIALSYAVANGGGRAGIIETNFREETETDLFGEQAVLCGGTVDLIKAGFETLVEAGYAPEMAYFECLHELKLIVDLIYEGGIANMNYSISNNAEYGEYVTGPRIITDETKKVMKDVLKDIQTGEYAKSFIIENRAGAPTLQSRRRLTSEHQIEQVGAKLRAMMPWIAKNKLVDQSKN
- a CDS encoding phosphatidylserine decarboxylase; the encoded protein is MNYPHPIIAREGWPFIAIAAVAALLIHAVAGFGFAWIFWLLLIFVVQFFRDPARPIPTQANAVLCPADGRIVAVETTRDPYANRDALKISVFMNVFNVHSQRSPVDGAISKVEYFPGAYLNAAVDKASLENERNAVVINTASGHTVTSVQIAGLIARRILCYVRAGEPLTRGQRYGFIRFGSRVDVYLPVGSRPRVSIGEKVSASSTILAEL
- the pssA gene encoding CDP-diacylglycerol--serine O-phosphatidyltransferase, yielding MAAFKPRRPRRSGAPLPRPFRRNKPVGPEPVVSDSRRAARQQFLRKRGIYLLPNAFTTAALFCGFFAVVQAMNVRFEIAAIAIFVAMVLDGMDGRVARMTHTQSAFGEQFDSLSDMVSFGVAPALVMYEWVLKDLGRWGWLAAFVYCAGAALRLARFNANIGVVDKRFFQGMPSPAAAALIAGFVWLATDNRVPLQLVWLPWVAFALTVYAGVTMVSNAPFYSGKALDVRHRVPFAAILLVVVAFVLVSSDPPLMLFGLFVLYGLSGYVFWAWQTVRGRLNPARSSQREH
- a CDS encoding 2-isopropylmalate synthase, translated to MADKLIIFDTTLRDGEQSPGASMTKEEKIRIAKQLERMKVDVIEAGFAASSNGDFDSIHTIASMIKDSTVCSLARANDKDIQRAADALQPADHFRIHTFIATSPLHMEKKLRMTPDQVFEQAKLAVRFARKFTDDVEFSPEDGSRSDLDFLCRVLEAVIAEGATTINIADTVGYGVPELYGNLVKTLRERIPNSDKAVFSVHCHNDLGMAVANSLAGVQIGGARQVECTINGLGERAGNTSLEEIVMAVRTRKDYFGLELGIDTTQIVPASKLVSQITGFVVQPNKAVVGANAFAHASGIHQDGVLKARDTYEIMRAEDVGWSANKIVLGKLSGRNAFKQRLQELGISLDSEGELNAAFARFKELADRKAEIFDEDIIAIVTEESAEAQEKEHYKFVSLSQHSETGEQPQARIVFSVDGKEVAGDAKGNGPVDATLNAIESEVGSGSELLLYSVNAITTGTQAQGEVTVRLSKGGRIVNGVGTDPDIVAASAKAYISALNKLYSNVDKLNPQRS
- a CDS encoding SulP family inorganic anion transporter, whose product is MNARLRFSTFPRDLFAGTVVFLVALPLCLGIANASGVEPFAGLVSGIVGGLVVAALSGSRLSVSGPAAGLVVIVVDGIARLGSFPAFLLAVLLSGVIQFGFGMLKAGRLAAYVPSPVIKGMLAAIGLLLIVKQIPFALGITSGIDDATTAQMAGAIATPFGALSLAACVLAVLSLALLAAWETPALRRFALVRAVPAPLAVVLLGIAATLMLSMFAPTFALPAEHRVALPVLESFAALRSALALADFGPNLAQLANPDVWRVAMTLAIVASLETLLSLEAVEQIDPKRRAAPPDRELKAQGVGNLIAGAIGGLPITSVIVRSSANVHAGAQSRLSAVIHGVLLLVSVFALTSVINLIPLACLAAILIFTGIKLTKPSLFAATAKQGFAVFAPFIVTLVGVFATDLLIGIVLGMLCSVLLALHANLQRPITLAQHDDHYLLSFRKDVSFLGKVSLKRYLQQIPDGATLIVDAMRADFVDHDVRELIERFVADAPRRAIAVDVRQPVRAARRTGREWMWRREAAE
- a CDS encoding carbonic anhydrase, coding for MDRPKRMLVANIAWAREAAARDPQVFSGLTQGQNPHVLWIGCSDSRVPAETITHCEPGDLFVHRNIANLFDPDDDNGASVLEYAVRVLKVGHVIVCGHYGCGGVRAALLPPAAELPHVNRRIAPLCTLAHTHRDELGQLPSEASRVNRLAELNVLEQVRQLRASPIVRGMDKPPLVHGWVFSLEDGRLKVIADGYADIPVESSPSAHATLPHPVSNDA
- a CDS encoding AraC family transcriptional regulator; this encodes MTKATSRNDAHYWRSALIPGGDMVTARFTDHVYSPHWHDAYTVSVIEQGAERYDYRGTRFVADAGSLPIINPGEIHTGSSAGDAGWQCRTFYLPVDFVQTVASETGLSRHAIPWFNTDIIKDADLVRRALLAHRTLEASSDLLASEYALLDAVSTLLTRHARLRPPSRPMTRDRVRVERMKTRMLDELTAPLDLSELASTVGLSKFHAARIFTREVGMAPHAWRNQVRLSRARDALRAGMSATEVAATSGFTDQSHFNRHFKKASGVSPGRWSDNR